A DNA window from Ipomoea triloba cultivar NCNSP0323 chromosome 10, ASM357664v1 contains the following coding sequences:
- the LOC116033716 gene encoding cytochrome P450 CYP736A12-like — MMNTTWIWTTFAVIAAISICNRFLKSKSKRLPPGPRRLPILGHLHLVGKTPHQDLQKLAKIHGPIMHLRFGFVDNIIVSSPRAAELFLKTHDLNFASRPPSEAAKYMAYGQKDMAFGEYGPFWRNMRKLCTLELLSNVKINSFQSMRREELRLLIESFKQAAGKGEAVDLSAKVSSMSADMSCRMVFGKKYEDNDIGENGFKAVIQETVHLTGIPNLGDYFPYFSKLDIHGLTRRMKAVAKLFDQFFERIIDEHEQAKNQGNTQTTKDFVDIMLEIRNSGETSFEFTREHIKSMMLDLLTTSMDTSSTAIDWTMSELFKHPEIMKKVKKEIERQVGYDRMVEEEDLEHFEYLEMVIKESLRLHLIVPLLVPHASIEDCIVDGFHIPKKSRIIVNTWAIARDPNVWSNPEEFIPERFNGCDIDYRGKHFEYLPFGSGRRSCPGMQLGITTVRLVVAQLIHCFDWDLPNGMLPKDLDMTEHFGVVVSRAKNLIAVPKYKLCV, encoded by the exons ATGATGAACACGACATGGATTTGGACAACATTTGCAGTGATTGCAGCCATTTCTATCTGCAACAGATTTCTGAAGAGCAAAAGCAAGAGGCTGCCGCCCGGTCCCAGAAGGCTTCCAATCTTGGGACACCTCCATTTGGTGGGGAAAACCCCCCATCAAGACTTACAAAAACTGGCCAAAATCCACGGTCCTATCATGCATTTGCGCTTCGGTTTCGTCGACAATATCATCGTCTCGTCACCGCGAGCCGCTGAACTGTTTCTCAAGACACACGATCTCAATTTCGCATCCCGGCCACCCTCAGAGGCAGCAAAGTACATGGCCTATGGCCAGAAAGATATGGCGTTTGGCGAATACGGTCCGTTCTGGCGCAACATGCGAAAGCTGTGCACTTTGGAGCTCCTTAGCAACGTCAAGATCAATTCGTTTCAATCTATGAGACGAGAGGAGTTGCGTCTTCTCATAGAATCGTTCAAGCAAGCGGCTGGGAAAGGAGAGGCTGTTGATTTGAGTGCCAAGGTTTCTTCCATGAGCGCAGACATGAGCTGTCGGATGGTGTTTGGGAAGAAGTACGAGGATAATGACATTGGTGAGAACGGGTTTAAGGCTGTGATTCAAGAAACAGTTCATCTAACAGGTATTCCCAATCTTGGGgattattttccttattttagTAAGCTTGATATTCATGGATTGACAAGACGGATGAAGGCGGTTGCCAAGCTCTTTGACCAATTCTTCGAGAGGATCATTGATGAGCATGAACAAGCTAAAAACCAAGGTAACACTCAAACCACAAAGGATTTTGTTGATATAATGCTGGAAATCAGAAACTCTGGAGAAACTTCGTTTGAGTTCACGCGAGAACATATCAAATCTATGATGCTG GATTTGCTTACAACTTCAATGGACACGTCATCAACAGCCATAGATTGGACAATGTCTGAGCTTTTCAAACACCCAGAAATAATGAAGAAAGTGAAGAAGGAGATAGAAAGACAAGTAGGGTATGATAGGATGGTGGAAGAGGAGGATTTGGAGCACTTTGAATACTTAGAAATGGTTATAAAAGAATCCTTAAGGTTGCATTTGATTGTGCCGTTACTCGTTCCCCATGCATCCATAGAGGATTGTATAGTTGATGGCTTTCATATACCTAAAAAATCAAGAATCATTGTGAATACTTGGGCAATTGCACGTGATCCAAATGTGTGGAGCAATCCAGAGGAGTTCATTCCAGAAAGATTCAATGGATGTGATATTGATTACAGAGGCAAGCATTTTGAGTATCTCCCATTTGGATCAGGGAGGAGAAGTTGTCCTGGAATGCAACTTGGAATAACAACAGTTCGACTAGTGGTGGCACAATTAATACATTGCTTTGATTGGGATCTTCCAAATGGGATGCTACCTAAAGACTTGGACATGACTGAGCACTTTGGTGTTGTTGTCAGTCGAGCTAAGAATTTGATAGCAGTTCCTAAATATAAGTTGTGTGTTTAA
- the LOC116032356 gene encoding gibberellin 2-beta-dioxygenase 1-like has translation MATIATTIIPVIDLLDPAAREQIVKACHEFGFFKVVNHGVPLEAMTKLEEEAVNFFNLPQLEKEQVGSPNPFGYGHKKIGSNGDMGWVEYLFMSTHNPITIPSHSQLFRCLVKEYIGAVGGIACKVLEMIAEGLKIEAKDVLSRLIRDEKSDCWFRINHYPPCTELQTGMNGGDLIGFGEHKDPQVISVVRSNNTTGLQIFVGDGTWLSVPPDHHSLFFNIGDCLQAMTNGRFKSVKHRVLANSIEPRLSMIYFGGPALSEKIAPLSCLMEEGEETLYNEFTWSEYKNSVYKNRLADNNLLAFQKNKSTCDMIN, from the exons ATGGCCACCATTGCCACCACCATTATTCCGGTTATAGACCTGTTGGATCCCGCGGCCAGAGAGCAGATAGTAAAGGCCTGCCATGAGTTCGGATTCTTTAAGGTTGTCAACCATGGTGTCCCCTTGGAAGCCATGACAAAATTAGAAGAAGAAGCTGTGAATTTCTTCAACTTGCCTCAGCTTGAAAAGGAACAAGTTGGCTCTCCCAACCCCTTTGGGTATGGCCACAAGAAAATCGGCTCTAATGGTGATATGGGTTGGGTTGAATACCTGTTCATGTCCACCCACAACCCCATCACCATTCCAAGCCACTCTCAACTTTTCAG GTGCCTTGTGAAGGAGTATATTGGGGCTGTGGGAGGCATTGCATGTAAGGTTTTGGAGATGATAGCTGAGGGATTGAAGATTGAGGCAAAGGATGTGTTAAGCAGGCTAATAAGGGATGAAAAAAGTGATTGTTGGTTTAGGATAAACCATTATCCGCCATGCACGGAGCTCCAAACTGGGATGAACGGTGGAGATCTGATTGGGTTTGGAGAGCATAAAGACCCACAAGTGATCTCTGTTGTGAGATCAAACAACACAACTGGATTGCAAATCTTTGTTGGAGATGGGACATGGCTTTCTGTCCCACCTGATCACCACTCTCTTTTCTTCAATATTGGTGATTGTTTGCAg GCGATGACTAATGGGAGATTTAAGAGCGTAAAGCATAGAGTATTGGCAAACAGTATTGAACCTAGGTTGTCAATGATCTACTTTGGAGGACCAGCTCTGAGTGAAAAAATAGCACCATTGTCTTGTTTGATGGAGGAAGGAGAGGAAACCTTGTACAATGAGTTCACTTGGAGTGAATACAAGAACTCAGTTTACAAGAACAGGTTGGCTGATAACAATCTGCTGGCCTTTCAGAAGAACAAATCTACCTGTGACATGATTAATTAG